One genomic window of Borreliella garinii includes the following:
- a CDS encoding ATP-dependent 6-phosphofructokinase — translation MYRIKNENLDFKIDSLGECKQNNPLIDFYAGEGSSHFVNEKNKIKFSVYRNEDEGDKYEDILLEKAGPREKIYFVPRHVKAAITTCGGLCPGFNDVIRSIVRTLWKIYGVRNIYGVKFGYQGLLPESNSPFINLNPDVVDDINKFGGTILGSSRGGIKPVEIVDTLERMNINMIFNIGGDGTQKGSLLIAEEIEKRNLKIAVVGIPKTVDNDFMFVQKSFGFETAVEQAVAAVAGAHFEANSAYNGIGLVKVMGRDSGFIAAHTALSSNDVNFCLIPELDFDIEGPNGFLVHLERRLLEKESLEEIPHAVILIAEGAGQKYFNQFSRKKDDSGNLLYEDIGLYIKDKITEYFKAKNIQFTLKYIDPSYIIRSSPANASDSLYCARLGSNAVHAAMSGKTKMLISLWSTKFVHIPIKMAVIDRNKVNPNGSFWRDVLSSTGQPISMKN, via the coding sequence GTGTATAGAATTAAAAATGAAAATTTAGATTTTAAAATAGATAGTTTAGGAGAATGCAAGCAAAACAATCCTTTGATTGATTTTTATGCTGGTGAGGGCTCTTCACATTTTGTTAATGAAAAAAATAAAATTAAGTTTAGTGTATATAGGAATGAGGACGAGGGAGATAAGTATGAAGATATTCTTTTAGAAAAAGCTGGACCTAGAGAAAAAATTTATTTTGTTCCCAGGCACGTTAAAGCTGCTATTACTACTTGCGGTGGACTTTGTCCTGGCTTTAACGATGTTATTCGTTCTATTGTGCGAACTTTATGGAAAATTTATGGGGTTCGTAATATTTATGGGGTAAAATTTGGATATCAAGGCCTTCTTCCCGAGTCAAATTCACCTTTTATTAATCTTAATCCAGATGTTGTTGATGATATTAATAAATTTGGAGGCACTATTCTTGGCTCTTCAAGGGGTGGTATTAAACCTGTTGAAATAGTTGACACTTTAGAGAGAATGAACATTAATATGATTTTTAATATTGGTGGAGATGGTACTCAAAAGGGATCTCTTCTTATTGCTGAGGAGATAGAAAAAAGAAATTTAAAAATAGCGGTTGTAGGCATTCCTAAAACTGTAGACAATGATTTTATGTTTGTTCAAAAATCTTTTGGATTTGAGACTGCTGTAGAACAAGCGGTTGCAGCTGTTGCTGGTGCTCATTTTGAAGCTAATAGTGCTTATAATGGTATTGGACTTGTTAAAGTTATGGGGCGGGATTCTGGGTTTATTGCTGCTCATACTGCGCTTTCTTCTAATGATGTTAATTTTTGTTTAATTCCAGAGCTTGATTTTGACATAGAAGGTCCTAATGGATTTCTTGTTCATCTTGAAAGACGACTTTTAGAGAAAGAGAGCTTAGAAGAAATTCCTCATGCAGTAATATTGATAGCAGAAGGAGCAGGGCAAAAGTATTTTAATCAGTTTTCTCGCAAAAAAGACGATTCTGGGAATTTGCTTTATGAGGATATTGGGCTTTATATTAAAGATAAAATTACAGAATATTTTAAAGCAAAAAATATACAATTTACTCTTAAATACATTGATCCTAGCTATATTATTAGAAGTTCGCCTGCTAATGCTAGTGATTCACTTTATTGTGCTAGGCTTGGTTCAAATGCTGTACATGCTGCAATGTCTGGTAAGACAAAAATGTTGATTAGTTTGTGGAGTACAAAGTTTGTGCACATACCGATTAAGATGGCAGTAATTGACAGAAATAAGGTTAATCCCAATGGTTCTTTTTGGAGAGATGTTCTTTCAAGCACAGGACAACCGATTAGCATGAAGAATTAA